A stretch of the Saccharolobus caldissimus genome encodes the following:
- a CDS encoding ATP-NAD kinase family protein, which translates to MLKKVGFLVNPYAGAGGRIGRKGSDGLNIENPEIKERVFRFLNKAPENALYLIPKYKMGEIYFLNSKLNYKTIDVGNSDRTTRYDTIKAVKEFVKNNVDIIIFAGGDGTARDVYEGLEGTDIPILGIPAGVKMHSGVFATTPEAAAILLNKFLNGEARLIKEEILDVDEEKYREGKYVIRLYYIATTINSGYLLTPSKEEMQYDEGDLEEIAEYVIDLMKSDITYVMGPGSTIKYIENKMGIFTSFLGIDIIKNKQLVKSNVNYYDLISLTGELKLVLTPIGKQGFLIGRGNQEIGPLFLKKLKKEDLIVVSPMSKIYTINCLRIDSGDPSVDKIFMGIYNIIVGYNKFYAVRTCDEVLLK; encoded by the coding sequence ATGTTAAAAAAGGTCGGATTTTTAGTAAACCCTTATGCAGGAGCTGGCGGGAGAATTGGCAGAAAAGGTAGTGATGGATTAAATATAGAAAATCCAGAAATTAAGGAGAGGGTATTTAGATTTTTAAATAAAGCACCTGAAAATGCCCTTTATTTAATACCTAAATATAAAATGGGTGAAATTTATTTTTTAAATTCTAAACTAAACTATAAAACAATAGATGTAGGTAATAGTGATAGAACTACGAGGTATGATACTATAAAGGCAGTAAAGGAATTTGTAAAAAACAATGTAGATATAATAATTTTCGCTGGTGGAGATGGAACTGCACGAGATGTTTATGAAGGTTTAGAAGGAACAGACATACCCATCCTAGGCATACCAGCTGGAGTAAAAATGCATAGCGGGGTATTTGCCACAACCCCTGAGGCAGCAGCAATTCTCTTAAATAAATTTCTAAATGGTGAGGCTAGGCTAATTAAAGAGGAAATCTTGGATGTAGATGAGGAAAAATATAGAGAAGGTAAATACGTAATAAGATTGTATTATATAGCTACAACAATAAATAGTGGTTATTTGCTAACTCCTAGCAAAGAAGAGATGCAATATGACGAAGGGGATTTAGAAGAAATAGCTGAATACGTTATAGATCTAATGAAGAGTGACATAACTTATGTAATGGGGCCAGGAAGTACTATAAAGTACATAGAAAATAAAATGGGCATATTTACGTCTTTTCTGGGAATAGATATTATAAAGAATAAACAATTAGTAAAGTCAAATGTAAACTATTATGATTTAATTAGTTTAACTGGGGAGTTAAAATTAGTGTTAACTCCTATAGGTAAGCAGGGGTTTTTAATAGGCAGAGGAAATCAAGAAATAGGTCCTTTATTTCTTAAAAAATTAAAAAAGGAAGATTTAATAGTTGTATCGCCTATGAGTAAAATTTATACTATAAATTGCCTTAGAATAGATTCTGGGGATCCTTCAGTTGATAAAATATTTATGGGAATATATAATATAATTGTTGGATATAATAAATTCTATGCAGTTAGAACTTGTGATGAAGTACTACTGAAATAG
- a CDS encoding DUF4443 domain-containing protein yields the protein MDIQMMLTKATEPKQGNKPKFDEGHVLMSLMYISELQPVGRITLMKKIELSEASMKTLLRRLKELSLISTDPVGGNILTNEGQKIVSCVKEHSLIRSVNLKSLGWNSVMLILRKGAEILEKIPVLTLRDEIIRLGAEKVLICIYNKDGKIEIPPKTEEMPLKNLIEEIKANCTKCDKGDLILFATPNDTHLAYLVLAYLLRGLKIC from the coding sequence ATGGATATCCAAATGATGCTTACGAAAGCTACTGAACCTAAACAAGGAAACAAGCCTAAATTCGATGAAGGCCATGTACTGATGAGCTTAATGTATATTAGTGAGTTACAACCAGTAGGAAGAATAACATTAATGAAAAAAATAGAATTATCTGAAGCTTCTATGAAAACATTATTAAGAAGGCTAAAAGAACTGAGTTTAATCTCTACAGATCCGGTAGGTGGAAATATTTTAACTAATGAGGGACAGAAAATAGTATCTTGCGTTAAGGAACACTCGTTAATAAGATCGGTTAACTTAAAATCTCTAGGTTGGAATTCAGTAATGTTAATTTTAAGAAAAGGAGCAGAGATCTTAGAAAAAATTCCCGTTTTAACATTAAGAGATGAAATTATAAGATTAGGAGCAGAAAAGGTACTTATTTGCATTTATAATAAAGACGGAAAAATTGAAATACCACCGAAAACGGAAGAAATGCCACTTAAAAATCTAATAGAAGAAATTAAGGCTAATTGCACTAAATGCGACAAGGGAGATCTCATTTTATTTGCAACACCTAATGATACTCACTTAGCGTACTTAGTATTGGCATACTTATTAAGGGGATTAAAAATATGTTAA
- the argF gene encoding ornithine carbamoyltransferase: MFKGRSLLCLLDFESHEIEKMLEISFMMKNYVYANQVPNSLKGKRVALLFEKPSTRTRVSSELAISMLGGTPIILNKQDLQWARGEPIEDTARVLGRMVNGIGARVLSHETLIKLRDFSRVPVINLLSDVSHPLQALADIMTIREKFGNGYVRIAFVGDGSDNVLLSLMAIVAKLGLELHVASPKELKPREDYYKIITEIAERTGAVIEFYEDPYEAVRGSHVVYTDVWVSMGQESIAEQKKKLLANYRVTTDLMRYAVKDAIFMHCLPANRGEEVDPEVIDGPKSAVWDQAENRLYSAMAVFSLLI; encoded by the coding sequence ATGTTTAAGGGGAGAAGTCTATTATGTCTATTAGATTTTGAATCCCATGAAATAGAGAAAATGCTGGAAATTTCATTTATGATGAAAAATTACGTTTATGCAAATCAAGTGCCTAATTCCTTAAAGGGAAAACGAGTGGCATTACTTTTCGAGAAACCAAGTACTAGGACTAGAGTAAGTAGTGAGTTAGCGATTTCGATGTTAGGTGGCACTCCTATTATACTTAATAAGCAAGATTTGCAGTGGGCTAGAGGGGAGCCAATAGAGGATACTGCAAGAGTTTTAGGTAGGATGGTTAACGGTATAGGCGCGAGAGTTTTAAGTCATGAAACTTTAATTAAGCTAAGAGATTTCTCACGAGTTCCGGTAATTAATTTGTTAAGTGATGTTTCACATCCTTTACAAGCATTAGCAGACATAATGACAATTAGAGAAAAATTCGGAAATGGCTATGTGAGAATAGCATTTGTAGGGGACGGAAGTGATAATGTACTGTTAAGTTTAATGGCTATAGTAGCTAAATTAGGGTTAGAACTTCACGTAGCTAGCCCTAAGGAGCTTAAACCTAGAGAGGATTATTATAAAATCATAACTGAAATCGCGGAAAGAACTGGTGCTGTAATAGAGTTTTATGAAGACCCTTATGAGGCAGTAAGGGGTAGCCACGTAGTCTATACAGACGTATGGGTTAGTATGGGACAAGAAAGTATTGCTGAACAGAAAAAGAAGTTATTAGCGAACTATAGGGTTACTACGGATTTAATGAGATATGCAGTTAAAGATGCTATTTTCATGCACTGTTTGCCTGCAAATAGAGGGGAGGAAGTAGATCCAGAAGTTATAGATGGGCCTAAGAGTGCTGTATGGGATCAAGCTGAAAATAGACTATATTCCGCAATGGCTGTATTCTCATTGCTTATTTAA
- a CDS encoding Nre family DNA repair protein: MHVIPAELCIKCKGHKYLCGLSYCPIMERFRSMVNSLQRVKISNSLKLVEGSTPPSAIVGERGYPKVPLILNIPPSVYGDEAKKYENIKEWWGKLSLGDIIKLRSSLISSITKIKVEKAIEYYNTEIPLAVVSERPVTSEAKLNTLEAKLRFDGVILPRGPGGLAEEIKIIDNPKLPSKLDKLIFDDIKASNAILELYKYDIDYYKIINALSFGLLGRKRNRRFVPTRWAITAVDSTVSKYLHDRIIHYNEINKIEVYYASYLGNYFHLILYPSKYKSLWIEIWHPLSLWSKELTISELTENYWGDYEYIDGGYMAARLAVLEYLDRIKRQAGIIIVREITEEYFAPVGNWHIRETVRKATENKIGEYESLLEALSVVNNRLKAKINLFKLNSIKALFRQKLITDFLNKQ; this comes from the coding sequence TTGCACGTAATTCCAGCTGAACTTTGTATAAAATGTAAGGGACATAAATATCTTTGTGGATTATCTTATTGCCCTATCATGGAAAGATTTAGAAGTATGGTAAATAGCTTACAGAGAGTTAAAATAAGTAACTCCTTAAAGCTTGTTGAAGGATCTACTCCGCCAAGTGCAATAGTTGGTGAACGAGGATACCCTAAAGTACCATTAATACTAAATATACCTCCCTCAGTTTACGGAGATGAAGCCAAGAAATATGAGAACATTAAAGAGTGGTGGGGAAAATTAAGTTTAGGAGATATAATAAAACTTAGATCATCACTAATCTCAAGTATAACTAAAATAAAAGTTGAGAAAGCCATCGAGTATTACAATACAGAAATCCCACTAGCTGTAGTCTCAGAAAGACCAGTAACTTCTGAGGCAAAGTTGAATACATTAGAAGCAAAACTGAGATTCGATGGTGTAATCTTGCCTAGAGGACCTGGGGGTTTAGCGGAAGAGATAAAAATAATTGATAATCCAAAATTACCTTCTAAATTGGATAAACTAATTTTTGATGATATAAAAGCTAGTAACGCTATACTAGAATTATATAAATATGATATAGATTACTATAAAATAATAAACGCTTTATCCTTCGGACTTCTAGGAAGGAAAAGGAATAGACGCTTTGTACCTACTAGATGGGCTATCACTGCAGTAGATAGTACGGTTAGTAAATATCTTCACGATAGAATTATACATTATAATGAAATAAACAAAATAGAAGTATATTATGCTTCATATTTAGGCAACTATTTTCATTTAATTCTCTATCCATCTAAGTATAAATCTTTATGGATAGAAATATGGCACCCCTTGAGCTTATGGAGTAAAGAATTAACAATATCTGAACTAACTGAGAATTATTGGGGTGATTATGAATACATAGATGGCGGATATATGGCTGCAAGATTAGCGGTATTAGAATATTTAGATAGAATAAAACGACAAGCTGGAATAATAATAGTGAGGGAAATAACTGAAGAATACTTTGCACCGGTAGGCAATTGGCACATCAGAGAAACAGTAAGAAAAGCAACTGAAAATAAAATAGGAGAATATGAAAGTCTTTTAGAGGCACTTTCTGTAGTAAATAATAGATTAAAAGCAAAAATAAATCTATTCAAATTAAATAGCATAAAAGCTTTATTTAGGCAAAAATTAATAACAGATTTTTTAAATAAGCAATGA
- a CDS encoding PHP-associated domain-containing protein — translation MFFDFHVHSLYSDGKYLPKDIVNFAKKLNIYIALTDHDTSLGVRDVKEQVIPGQEVTTEYGHVIILCNFIPSPPNKIDQLIDYAKENSCIIFPSHPFDIFRKGIGNKIFEYKFDMIEIYNSKAPKSANKKAKEVATKLNLPGVANSDAHVIQAIGSAYNDLYEVIEFNLDDILDNLLKGKLKPITIGLSFKAKLSIAEWYIERKLKIARNSS, via the coding sequence ATGTTTTTTGACTTTCATGTTCATTCCTTATATAGTGATGGAAAATATTTACCTAAAGATATAGTAAATTTTGCTAAAAAATTAAATATCTATATAGCTTTAACAGATCATGATACATCTTTAGGAGTAAGGGATGTTAAAGAGCAGGTAATACCTGGACAAGAAGTGACTACGGAATATGGACATGTAATTATATTATGCAATTTTATACCATCGCCACCAAATAAAATAGATCAATTAATAGATTACGCTAAAGAAAATTCATGTATAATTTTTCCTTCTCATCCATTTGATATATTTAGAAAAGGAATAGGTAATAAAATATTTGAATATAAATTTGATATGATAGAAATATACAATTCTAAAGCTCCTAAAAGTGCTAATAAGAAAGCTAAGGAAGTTGCTACAAAACTAAATTTGCCAGGCGTTGCGAATAGTGACGCACATGTTATTCAGGCTATTGGCTCAGCATATAACGACTTATATGAAGTCATAGAATTTAACTTGGATGATATTTTAGATAATTTACTCAAGGGAAAACTCAAACCTATTACTATAGGTTTATCATTTAAAGCTAAATTATCAATAGCAGAATGGTATATTGAGAGGAAGTTAAAAATTGCACGTAATTCCAGCTGA
- the asd gene encoding aspartate-semialdehyde dehydrogenase: MVDKIKVSLLGSTGMVGQKMVKMLSNHPYIELTKVSASPSKIGKKYKEAVKWIEPGEIPENIADLPIVSTSPEDHKDVDVVLSALPNELAEDIELKLVKEGKVVISNASPFRMDPAVPLINPEVNWEHLELLKYQKSNKNWNGLLVKNPNCTAAILSMPIKPLEKMLNIKGVYITTLQAVSGAGYNGLPFMAIDGNVIPWIKGEEEKIPREINKMLGKMENGTIKQNNLEIYPTTIRVPVKVGHMGVINIVTQDDKINEEEVKKLLKDFTSLPQTKNLPTAPKRPIIVLEEEDRPQPLRDLQYYNGMAVSIGRIRAEKNLLRLIVLGDNLIRGAAGITILTLELMKELGYI, translated from the coding sequence ATGGTTGATAAAATAAAAGTCTCACTATTAGGTTCTACTGGAATGGTAGGGCAAAAAATGGTAAAAATGTTATCTAATCATCCCTATATTGAGTTAACTAAAGTAAGTGCATCGCCGTCAAAAATAGGGAAAAAGTATAAGGAAGCCGTAAAATGGATAGAACCAGGAGAAATACCAGAAAACATAGCTGACTTACCAATAGTTTCGACAAGCCCAGAAGACCATAAAGACGTGGATGTTGTACTTTCTGCTTTGCCAAACGAGTTAGCTGAAGATATAGAATTAAAACTCGTAAAAGAAGGTAAAGTAGTTATATCTAACGCATCGCCATTTAGAATGGACCCAGCAGTACCTTTAATTAATCCTGAAGTAAATTGGGAACACTTAGAATTACTTAAATATCAAAAATCAAATAAAAATTGGAATGGATTACTAGTCAAAAACCCAAATTGCACTGCAGCGATTTTATCAATGCCTATTAAGCCGTTAGAAAAAATGCTAAATATAAAAGGAGTATACATAACAACGTTACAAGCAGTAAGCGGTGCTGGATATAATGGTTTACCTTTTATGGCAATAGATGGTAACGTAATACCATGGATTAAAGGAGAGGAGGAAAAAATACCAAGAGAAATTAATAAGATGCTAGGAAAAATGGAAAATGGTACTATTAAACAAAATAACCTAGAAATTTATCCCACAACTATTAGAGTCCCAGTTAAAGTTGGACATATGGGTGTAATTAATATAGTAACACAAGACGATAAAATAAATGAAGAAGAAGTAAAAAAACTGCTAAAAGATTTCACATCATTGCCTCAAACTAAAAATTTACCCACTGCGCCAAAAAGACCTATAATAGTTCTTGAAGAGGAAGATAGACCACAACCACTAAGAGATCTACAATACTATAATGGAATGGCAGTTTCAATTGGAAGAATAAGGGCTGAGAAGAACTTATTACGACTAATTGTGTTAGGTGACAATTTGATAAGAGGAGCTGCTGGTATAACGATTTTAACATTAGAATTGATGAAAGAATTAGGTTATATATAA
- a CDS encoding aspartate kinase, with amino-acid sequence MDLIVKIGGSIQKDEKDYELIVEKIRKYSQKNGKLIVVTSAIKNVTNDLINATINIDNSPDIASEIYERHVKLLSKLADGKEFENAFKDLSRLSDELFRVTWSIRVLDEVTPRVKDYILSFGERMATVLLSAVLRSNGIEAEGISTPPLITDDNYGEANVIEELSKKEIDNIIKNSKVNVIVLPGFIGRTKQGKYTTLGRGGSDYTATLIGKLVRAREVRLVTEVPGIMTGDPKKFSNAKTIPRLSLEEAIELSQLGAKRLHPRTFDPVFNIDMKVIVESLYEDGFTVINGECEKSDGLKGISYLDNMKLITVESTKIVGKIGSAAKITSEAKEAGVNIVSISQPASETTIQLAVDSSSVNRLLERLEGLKGTLVKNIEVNDISIVGIVGCGIRKKEISTKVISIAAKYDPLAIARGISNVSLTFIVNKEEGENLSKELHEVIVNG; translated from the coding sequence ATGGATTTAATAGTTAAAATAGGTGGATCTATACAAAAAGATGAAAAAGATTATGAATTAATTGTAGAAAAGATAAGGAAGTACTCCCAAAAAAATGGTAAGTTAATAGTAGTAACGTCTGCAATAAAAAATGTAACCAATGATTTAATAAATGCTACAATAAATATTGATAACTCTCCAGATATTGCTAGCGAAATTTATGAGAGACATGTTAAATTACTCTCAAAGTTAGCTGATGGGAAAGAGTTTGAGAATGCATTTAAGGATTTGTCGAGATTAAGTGATGAGTTATTTAGAGTTACGTGGTCAATAAGAGTTTTAGATGAAGTAACTCCTAGAGTTAAAGACTATATTTTATCATTCGGCGAAAGAATGGCTACAGTACTGCTTTCTGCAGTGCTGCGAAGTAATGGCATAGAAGCTGAAGGCATATCAACGCCACCGTTAATTACAGATGATAATTATGGTGAAGCTAACGTCATAGAAGAACTGTCTAAAAAAGAAATTGACAACATAATAAAGAACTCAAAGGTTAATGTGATAGTATTACCAGGTTTTATTGGAAGAACTAAACAAGGTAAGTATACCACGTTAGGAAGAGGCGGGAGTGATTATACAGCAACGTTAATAGGAAAACTTGTTAGAGCGAGAGAGGTCAGACTAGTTACAGAAGTCCCAGGGATAATGACCGGAGATCCTAAAAAGTTTAGTAACGCTAAGACTATACCCAGATTATCCCTAGAAGAAGCAATAGAACTTTCACAATTAGGGGCTAAAAGGTTACATCCGCGTACTTTTGATCCAGTTTTTAATATAGATATGAAAGTTATTGTAGAGTCATTATATGAGGATGGATTTACAGTAATTAATGGGGAGTGTGAAAAATCAGACGGACTTAAGGGAATATCATATTTAGATAACATGAAGTTAATAACTGTAGAAAGTACCAAAATAGTAGGAAAAATAGGTTCAGCCGCTAAAATAACAAGTGAAGCTAAAGAAGCGGGAGTTAACATTGTGTCCATTTCACAGCCAGCAAGCGAAACTACAATACAGCTAGCTGTTGATTCATCGTCAGTTAATAGACTATTAGAAAGATTAGAGGGATTAAAAGGTACCCTAGTAAAAAATATAGAGGTTAACGATATTAGTATAGTAGGAATAGTTGGATGTGGGATAAGGAAAAAGGAAATATCGACTAAGGTGATATCAATAGCTGCAAAATATGATCCATTAGCTATTGCTAGAGGAATATCAAACGTAAGTTTAACCTTTATAGTTAATAAGGAAGAGGGAGAAAATCTATCAAAGGAATTACATGAGGTGATCGTGAATGGTTGA
- the thrC gene encoding threonine synthase, producing MKCLSCGYETPIDQHTILCPKCGGLLEIIIEPPKDFSLSKLKGRGVWRYKDLIPGYYKSIISINEGNTPLIKSANINKQLYFKFEGLNPTGSFKDRGMTVAVSSAVSLNYKTVIAASTGNTAASAAAYAARAGIKSFIVLPKGKVALGKLAQSVLYGAIILEVDGSFDVAMEAVMRLYRDLKIVYPLNSFNPWRLEGQKTIAFEIMEDIGVPENVIVPVGNAGNIYAIWKGFNELLKIGIIDKVPRMIGVQAEGASPIANAIIKGKNEPDFIENPDTVATAIRIGRPVNWQKAMKAIKESKGTAIVVSDSEILEAQKTLARKEGIGAEPASAAALAGYFKAINYGIIDKDEKTVLILTGHSLKDPESMAKADTKRILVNPLHIEKIIVGEINGFNS from the coding sequence ATGAAGTGCTTAAGCTGCGGATATGAGACACCAATAGACCAACATACAATATTATGCCCTAAATGTGGTGGATTATTGGAAATTATAATAGAACCTCCAAAAGATTTCTCTTTATCTAAATTAAAGGGAAGAGGAGTTTGGAGGTATAAAGATCTAATTCCAGGTTACTATAAGAGTATTATAAGTATAAATGAGGGTAATACACCATTAATAAAATCTGCTAATATAAATAAACAGTTATATTTTAAATTTGAAGGATTAAATCCTACAGGTAGTTTTAAAGATAGAGGAATGACAGTAGCAGTTAGTTCTGCAGTAAGTTTAAATTACAAAACTGTAATAGCTGCATCAACTGGAAACACTGCTGCCTCAGCTGCCGCATATGCTGCTAGAGCAGGTATAAAAAGTTTTATAGTTTTACCTAAAGGTAAGGTAGCTTTAGGTAAATTAGCCCAATCAGTATTATATGGTGCTATAATATTAGAAGTAGATGGAAGTTTTGACGTGGCAATGGAGGCTGTTATGAGATTATATAGGGATTTGAAAATAGTTTACCCACTAAACTCTTTTAACCCATGGAGACTTGAGGGTCAAAAGACAATAGCATTCGAAATAATGGAAGATATAGGGGTTCCAGAAAACGTGATAGTTCCCGTAGGAAACGCCGGTAATATATATGCAATATGGAAGGGATTTAACGAACTATTAAAAATTGGTATTATAGATAAAGTTCCGAGAATGATTGGAGTTCAAGCAGAAGGAGCGTCACCTATAGCAAATGCAATAATTAAAGGTAAAAATGAACCAGATTTCATAGAAAATCCAGATACAGTAGCTACTGCGATAAGAATTGGGAGGCCAGTAAATTGGCAAAAAGCCATGAAGGCTATAAAGGAGTCTAAAGGGACCGCAATAGTAGTATCGGATTCTGAGATATTAGAAGCCCAAAAAACTTTAGCTAGAAAAGAGGGTATAGGTGCGGAACCAGCATCAGCTGCAGCATTAGCTGGGTATTTTAAAGCAATAAATTATGGAATTATAGATAAAGATGAAAAAACAGTTCTAATTTTAACCGGACACTCATTAAAAGATCCAGAAAGTATGGCTAAAGCTGATACTAAAAGAATCTTAGTTAATCCTCTTCATATAGAAAAAATTATTGTAGGTGAAATTAATGGATTTAATAGTTAA